GCATACGCTTGATGCCACGCGTATCGCCTATCACATGCATCTGCTGTAAGTAGTATGTCCGTTTTAACTTTTATCAGATTTCCCAACTCTTTAAACTTACCTGTGTGCTCTAAAGTTATCAGGTCAAGTATCACGGAAATTGGAAGGCGCAAGCTCCGCAATGATATTGTTTGATAACAAACTAAAAAAAGCCTAACAATTTCCGCGTTTTGCAATCAAAACTAGTATCATTAAGTGTTAACGTTCTCTGAACCGAATATTAATTAAGTATTTATGCTTACCTTTCCTCAGATTCAACAGTCCAAGTGTTGATGCTTGTGCAAAGCAACTGATAAGGTAGTTAAAAGGGAAAGTCTACCAAACACACATCCAATTGAGTTGATTTTTTTCAATTCATGCCAAAAAATCTAAATGATAGATATGGTTTACAAACAGAATATTCAGTTAAGCTATCAATTGTCTCTCTATGCAAGAGCTAGAGAATGTACAAAATGTAGTTTAATAGAGGTTTGTTTAAAGTTTTGATAAAAGCTTTAACAAAACTCATACCAAAAGCTTATGTATATTTTTTATAACTATTTTCGGTTAAAGCTGTCTAATCTGTGGTGATAAGATTGCCATGAATGCACATCGAGGATCTGCTGTGCTCACTTCTGCAACACTAAAAGTGCAGCCAATTGCAACAGGACTAGCTGAAAATACTCGCCTGCGGCTGTTATCTGGCTCTGCCAACGTACCTTTGTCCCAAGAAGTTGCTCGTTACCTGGGCATGGATTTGGGACCAATGATTCGCAAACGATTTGCGGATGGAGAACTATACATTCAAATCCAAGAATCAATCCGGGGTTGTGATGTTTATCTCATCCAACCCGGTTGTAATCCTGTCAATGACAATTTGATGGAATTGCTGATTATAATCGATGCCTGCCGGCGTGCTTCTGCACGGCAAGTCACTGCAGTCATTCCCTATTATGGTTATGCCCGCGCTGACCGAAAAACCGCAGGAAGAGAGTCCATCACCGCCAAATTGGTAGCAAATCTCATTACAGAAGCAGGTGCTAACCGTATTCTTGCTATGGATTTGCACTCCGCTCAGATTCAAGGTTATTTCGACATACCACTAGATCATGTTTATGGTTCTCCAGTTTTGCTGGACTATCTAGCAAGCAAAGAACTGCCTGACTTAGTGGTAGTTTCCCCAGATGTTGGTGGTGTAGCGCGAGCCAGGGCATTTGCTAAAAAGCTCAACGATGCACCACTGGCGATTATAGATAAACGTCGTCAGGCTCACAACGTTGCCGAAGTCTTAAATGTCATTGGTGATGTTAAGGGCAAAACAGCAGTGCTTGTGGATGACATGATAGACACTGCTGGTACTATTGCTGCAGGGGCAAAACTTCTGCGTGAAGAAGGGGCGCGTCAGGTTTATGCTTGTGCCACTCACGCAGTGTTTTCACCAACAGCAATTGAGCGGCTCTCAAGTGGGTTATTTGAGGAAGTGATTGTTACAAATACGATTCCAATCCCAGAAACCGATGCTTCCGGTAAGTCGCTGGGCGAACGCTTTCCACAATTAGTTGTGCTGTCAGTAGCTAACTTACTTGGGGAAACTATCTGGCGGATTCACGAAGATAGTTCTGTAAGTAGTATGTTCCGTTAGCACAAACAAAACAGTTATCTTTAATTACAGTTGTGCATCAACTCAGGAGAATAAAGGATAAAGTTTTTAAAACTTCATCTTTTATTCTTTATTTTTGTCAAAAATAATCATATGGCCAATACATTGGCTTACAAACATCTAGTCAACTTTAGTCTAAACTCCAGTTACTAAGGGTAATGGAATGCCTTTAGCGAACTGCACAACTCCAGCCAATGGAAACGAGAAAAAAGAAATATTACCACTACTACACAAGTAATATAAAACTTTCAAATTAGAAAGAAGACGTAAAAAAGTGAAAGTCTTAGCGGCTGATAAAAGTTACAATTCACTCATATAAACGTGTTGCTTTACGCAAACGAGGAATTAGACCCCAAATACTAAAAAGAGTCTGAAAAACGAGAAAATCGAGGCAGATCAATTAAAATTTAAGTCCCAAGGTTCCAACAAGAACTTTACTCTTTGTTGTGTAAAATAAAATATGTGTTCTAAGTGTTCGATGGAAATGCCACAAAATATCTTTTGATTCCTTTCTTGACATTGCAACTATCCACATATGGATTTAAAGGATTTTATTCGTGGGATAGGTTCATAGATAGGGGGGAACAGAACGCTAGTAGGTATAGGTAGTTCACTCTTGACCAAATGCGTGGGGGCTGCATTACACACACGGAGGACAGGGTTTTGCACGTCCGCAAAATCGGCGACACTTCTTAGCGCAAGTAGAAGAGTTTCTTGCCAAATACCTGGGCAGACGAGTAGAACCAATAGGTAATATACCTGGCAATTGGTGCAGTAATGAAGTAAGAATGTAGCAACTTAGAATTCACATCAACAAACAAAAAGACAATCCAGCAATCAAACTGGAATTAGATCTAGGATTGTCTTAATGACACTGGAAAACAAAATTTTTGGGAAGAGGTTTACAACTATGTCAACTTTGGCACTTACACCTGATAATGTCGAAACCGTTTTAGATGAAATGCGCCCTTATCTCATATCTGATGGCGGTAATGTGGAACTGGTAGAACTTGATGGTCCGGTTGTTAAACTACGGTTACAAGGTGCTTGTGGTTCTTGTCCCAGTTCCACTATGACTTTGAGAATGGGGATTGAACGTCGTCTAAGAGAAATGATTCCGGAAATTGCAGAAGTGGAGCAAGTGATGTAGACAATATATGACGGGGGGATAACAAGAGCGAGGGAAAGAAGGGAGAGAGAATTTTCCCTGACGCTTCGGGTATCTCCTGCACCAGACGCTACGCGTATCTCCTACGGAGACGCTGCGCGAACGCTCTTAGCGTGCGCTTGCGCTTACGCAGTCGCCTACGGAGGAGCCAGTACTGCGGGAGGGTTTCCCTGGTGCAGGTATCTGGCGTTGGAAAGCGGTCATTCGCGCTGTCTGACTCCCTCATTCCCGCACTCCCTCTATCTCCCCATCACTCTATCTACTGATCACAAGTATGTCTCATCCTCTCTACGTCGCTTTCATTTGGCATCAACATCAACCGCTGTACAAATCTCCCACCAAAGCGCAGTCAGGTTCTCAGTATTATCATTTACCTTGGGTGCGTTTGCATGGTACAAAGGACTATCTCGATCTGATACTGATTTTAGAGCGCTATCCTCGGTTGCACCAAACAGTCAATTTGGTACCATCGCTAATATTGCAGCTTGAAGATTACATCGCTGGCACTGCCTTTGACCCTTATTTGGAACTTACCCTCAGACCAACTGAGCAGCTTTGTGACCAACACAAACGATTTATCATAGAGCATTTTTTTGACGGTAATCACCACAATCTGATTGACCCCCATCCCCGTTACGCCGAGTTGTATAACACAAGACTTGACGAAGGCGAAGCTTGGTGTTTCACAAATTGGCAGGAGCAAGATTATAGTGATTTGTTAGCTTGGCACAATCTCGCGTGGATAGACCCTATGTTTTGGGATGACCCAGAAATTGCAGCTTGGTTAAAGCAGGGTCGAAAT
This portion of the Brasilonema sennae CENA114 genome encodes:
- a CDS encoding ribose-phosphate pyrophosphokinase, with translation MNAHRGSAVLTSATLKVQPIATGLAENTRLRLLSGSANVPLSQEVARYLGMDLGPMIRKRFADGELYIQIQESIRGCDVYLIQPGCNPVNDNLMELLIIIDACRRASARQVTAVIPYYGYARADRKTAGRESITAKLVANLITEAGANRILAMDLHSAQIQGYFDIPLDHVYGSPVLLDYLASKELPDLVVVSPDVGGVARARAFAKKLNDAPLAIIDKRRQAHNVAEVLNVIGDVKGKTAVLVDDMIDTAGTIAAGAKLLREEGARQVYACATHAVFSPTAIERLSSGLFEEVIVTNTIPIPETDASGKSLGERFPQLVVLSVANLLGETIWRIHEDSSVSSMFR
- a CDS encoding NifU family protein, which produces MALTPDNVETVLDEMRPYLISDGGNVELVELDGPVVKLRLQGACGSCPSSTMTLRMGIERRLREMIPEIAEVEQVM